A section of the Centroberyx gerrardi isolate f3 chromosome 8, fCenGer3.hap1.cur.20231027, whole genome shotgun sequence genome encodes:
- the gadd45ga gene encoding growth arrest and DNA-damage-inducible, gamma a, producing MTLEEIRGQENAMENADRVQSAGTALEELLVAAKKQDYLTVGVYESAKVMNVDPDSVAFCVLATDEEYECDIALQIHFTLIQAFCFDNDINVVRVNDIERLADLVGADATGEPKDAHCILVTSPSADPWKDPALDKLSLFCEESRSVYDWVPAITLPER from the exons ATGACTCTGGAGGAGATCCGCGGACAAGAGAACGCAATGGAAAACGCCGATAG GGTGCAAAGTGCAGGCACAGccttggaggagctgctggtCGCTGCGAAGAAGCAGGACTACCTGACAGTTGGAGTTTACGAGTCTGCCAAAGTTATGAATGT TGACCCAGACAGCGTGGCATTCTGCGTCCTCGCCACCGACGAGGAGTACGAGTGTGACATCGCTCTCCAGATCCACTTCACGCTCATCCAGGCTTTCTGCTTCGACAACGACATCAACGTGGTGCGCGTTAACGACATCGAGCGCCTGGCTGATCTGGTCGGCGCGGACGCGACCGGCGAGCCCAAGGACGCGCACTGCATTCTTGTCACG agcCCCAGTGCAGACCCGTGGAAAGACCCTGCTTTGGACAAACTGAGTCTGTTCTGCGAAGAGAGCCGCAGTGTGTACGACTGGGTCCCCGCCATCACCCTCCCCGAGCGCTGA